From a region of the Cryptococcus depauperatus CBS 7841 chromosome 6, complete sequence genome:
- a CDS encoding dihydroorotase, homodimeric type, translating into MTDEIILPAPADFHVHVRQGKMCELVTPHVAQGGVRTAYVMPNLVPPLTSTAAVMAYKEQLEKLEPSVEWLMTLYLHPDVTPQEIRKAAKAGIKGVKSYPRGVTTNSNSGIEDYGVYYPVFKAMEEEGMVLNLHGEVPSDAEKNISIFNAEIHFLEHLRTLAAAFPNLRIVLEHATTAAAINTVFSLPSNVACSITAHHLYLTIDEVAPQPHHFCKPLAKEPNDRKALQDAVKSGSSKFFLGSDSAPHPLVNKAPGLTAEGAVTACAAGVYTSPILIPLVATLLESFGALDKLEGFVSENGRKFYGIPAKDGQQLKLRRTAKTEGIVKGTFKGEGAEVVPFWTGKRLTWEIAQQ; encoded by the exons ATGACGGACGAAATTATCCTCCCTGCTCCTGCCGA TTTCCATGTTCATGTTCGACAAGGAAAAATGTGTGAACTGGTAACTCCTCACGTCGCTCAAGGTGGCGTTCGAACGGCATATGTTATG CCCAATCTCGTTCCGCCCTTGACATCGACTGCTGCCGTGATGGCGTATAAAGAACAGCTAGAAAAGCTAGAGCCGTCAGTGGAATGGCTCATGACGCTTTACCTGCACCCGGACGTCACGCCTCAAGAGATCAGAAAAGCGGCCAAGGCTGGGATCAAAG GCGTCAAATCATATCCACGAGGAGTGACGACTAATTCTAATTCTGGGATTGAAGATTATGGAGTCTACTATCCTGTGTTTAAAGCTATGGAGGAGGAGGGGATGGTGCTCAACCTTCATGGAGAAGTGCCTAGTGATGCGGAAAAG AATATCTCTATTTTCAACGCCGAAATCCACTTTTTGGAACATCTCCGTACCCTTGCCGCTGCCTTTCCGAACCTTCGCATTGTTCTTGAACATGCTACGACAGCTGCAGCAATTAATACtgttttttctcttccttccaaCGTCGCATGCTCCATCACCGCCCACCATCTGTACCTCACCATTGACGAAGTCGCGCCTCAACCACACCATTTTTGCAAGCCTCTTGCAAAAGAGCCCAACGACAGGAAAGCTCTGCAAGACGCCGTCAAGAGTGGAAGTTCCAAGTTTTTCTTGGGAAGTGATTCTGCACCACATCCGTTGGTTAACAAAGCTCCAGGCTTGACGGCTGAGGGTGCCGTGACTGCCTGCGCAGCTGGGGTGTACACAAGCCCCATCCTGATACCACTTGTCGCTACTCTTTTGGAAAGTTTCGGGGCACTGGATAAACTGGAAGGTTTTGTGAGTGAAAACGGAAGAAAGTTTTATGGTATTCCTGCAAAAGACGGGCAGCAACTCAAGTTGAGACGCACAGCAAAGACAGAAGGGATTGTGAAGGGTACTTTCAAGGGGGAGGGTGCGGAAGTTGTGCCATTTTGGACAGGAAAAAGGTTGACCTGGGAGATTGCTCAACAGTGA